In the genome of Massilia sp. UMI-21, the window GTCCTTAACCGCGCTTGCGCTCGTGCTGCCACAGCACGTCGCTGCAGCCGGCGTGGCGGTTGAGCACGCGCGCCAGCACGAACATCAGGTCCGACAGGCGATTCACATACTGGCGCGGGTGCGGGCGGATCTCCTCGGCATGCGACAGCGCCACGATGCTGCGCTCGGCGCGGCGGCACACGGTGCGGCACACATGGGCCAGGGAGGCGGCGCGCGAACCGGCCGGCAGGATGAATTCCTTCAGGACCGGCAGCTCGGCGTTGTACTTCTCGAGCAGGCCGTCGAGGCGCGCCACGTGTTCGATCTTGATCATCTCGTAGCCCGGGATGCACAGCTCGCCGCCCAGGTCGAACAGGTCGTGCTGGATCGAGATCAGTTCTTCGCGCAGGTCCCCCGGCATGTCTTCGCACAGCAGCAGGCCGACGAAGGAATTCAGTTCGTCCACCTCGCCCAGCGAATGGATGCGTGCGCTGTCCTTGCCGGTGCGGCTGCCGTCGCCCAGGCCGGTGCTGCCGTCGTCGCCGGTGCGGGTGGCGATTTTCGAGAGTCGGTTACCCATGATGTAGCCTTATGCAATATGTTGAAAATACGATAGGGCGAGCATACGATAAAACCCGGTGTTTGTGCCCCGCTGGCCCCTAATTGTGCCTACAATTCAGGAATGAGCGCCACCCAATCGACCCTCGCCGGACGGCGCGAACAGGTCGCAGCAAGCCTGCGTCGCCGCCTGCCTGAAGGCTGCGTCCTGTCCGACCCCGAAGACACCCGCCCCTACGAATGCGACGGCCTGGCCGCCTATCGCCAGCTGCCGATGATCGTCACGCTTCCCACCAGCGAAGAGCAGGTGCTGGCGATCCTGGACACCTGCCGCGAACTGGCCGTGCCGATCGTCCCGCGCGGCGCCGGCACCGGCCTGTCGGGCGGCGCGCTGCCGATCGCCGACGGAGTGGTGATCTCGACCGCCAGGCTGAACCGCATTGTGCGCGTGGATGCGTATGCGCGCACCGCCGTGGTCCAGCCGGGCGTGCGCAACCTCGCCATTTCCGACGCCGCCGCGCAATACGGCCTGTACTACGCGCCCGACCCTTCGTCGCAGATCGCCTGCACCATCGGCGGCAACGTGGCCGAGAACTCGGGAGGCGTGCACTGCCTGAAATACGGCCTGACGGTGCACAACGTGCTGCGGGTGCGCGTGGCCACCATCGATGGCGAGATCATCGAACTCGGCAGCGAGGCGCTGGACGCCCCCGGCCTGGACCTGCTGGCCGTGTTCATCGGCTCGGAAGGCATGCTCGGCATCGTCACCGAAGTCACGGTCAAGCTGGTGCCCAAGCCGGCGGTGGCGCAGGTGGTCATGGCCTCGTTCGGCGACGTCATCACCGCCGGCAATGCCGTGGCCAGCATCATCGCCGCCGGCATCATCCCGGCCGGTCTCGAGATGATGGACCGCACCTCGGTACGCATGGTCGAGCCCTTCGTGCGCGCCGGCTACGACGTGGACGCCGCCGCCATCCTGCTGTGCGAGGCCGACGGCACCGCGCTGGAAGTGGCCGAAGAAATCGAACGCATGAAAGCGGTGTTCGAAGGCGCCGGCGCCACCGCCATCGCCGTATCGCAGAGCGAGCTTGAGCGCATGCGTTTCTGGTCGGGGCGCAAGAACGCCTTCCCGGCGGCGGGCCGCATCTCGCCCGACTACTACTGCATGGACGGCACCATCCCGCGCAAGCAGCTGGCGCGGGTGCTCGGCGGGATCGAGCAGATGGAGCAGACCTTCGGCCTGCGCTGCTCGAACGTGTTCCACGCCGGAGACGGCAACATGCACCCCCTGATCCTGTTCGATGCCAACCAGCCGGGCGAATTCGAACGCGCCGAAGCCTTCGGCGCGGCGATCCTGGCGCTGTGCGTCGAGGTGGGCGGCACCATCACCGGCGAGCATGGCGTGGGCATGGAGAAGATCGACTCGATGTGCGTACAGTTCGGCCGCAAGGAACTGGACGCTTTCTTCGAGGTCAAGCGCGCCTTCGACCCGCCCATGCTGCTCAACCCGGACAAGGCGATCCCGACCCCGCACCGCTGCGCCGAATTCGGCAAGATGCACGTACACGGCGGCGCGCTGCCTTTCCCCGACCTTCCACGCTTTTGAACCATCATGCAGCGATACGGCGATCCGACCATCGAAGAATTCCAGCAACGGGTGCGCGCCGCCGCAGCCAGCAGAACGCCCCTGCGCATCCGCGGCGGCGGCAGCAAGGACTGGTACGGCCAGCGCCTCGAAGGCGAGATCCTCGATACGCGGGCCTACCACGGCATCGTGGACTACGAGCCGACCGAGCTGGTGATCACGGCGCGCTGCGGCACGCCCTTGCGCGAGATCGAAGCGGTGCTGGCCGAACGCAACCAGATGCTGGCCTTCGAGCCGCCGCATTTCGGTGAGCACGCCACCTTGGGCGGGGCCATCGCGGCAGGCCTGTCCGGCCCGCGCCGCGCCAGCAGCGGCGGGGTGCGCGACTTCGTCCTCGGCGCCAAACTGCTGGACGGGAAGGGCGACGTGCTGTCCTTCGGCGGCCAGGTGATGAAGAACGTGGCCGGCTACGACGTCTCGCGCCTGCTCGCCGGCTCGCTCGGCACCCTCGGCCTGCTGCTGGACATGTCGGTCAAGGTGCTGCCGCGTCCCTTCGCCGAAACCACCCTGCGCCTGGAGCTGTCCGAGATCGAGGCCATTCGCCGGCTGAACGAATGGGGCGGCCAGCCGCTGCCGCTGTCGGGCAGCTGCTGGCACAACGGCTGGCTGACGCTGCGCCTGTCCGGCGCCCAGGCGGCGGTCGATGCGGCGGTGCGCCTGATCGGCGGCGAGCGCCTGCCCAATGCCGACAACTTCTGGGAAGAGCTGCGCGAGCAGCGCCTGCCTTTCTTTGGCGGCGAGGATGCGCTGTGGCGCCTGTCGGTGCCGTCCACCACCGGCGCCATCGTGCTCGGGGGCAGGATGGGCGAAACCCAGCTGATCGAGTGGGGCGGCGCCCAGCGCTGGCTGCGCACCGACCTGGGCGCCGCCACGATCCGCCGCACGGTGGCGGCCAGCGGTGGCCACGCGACCCTGTTCCGCGGCGGCGACAAGTCCGCCGGTGTGTTCCAGCCGCTGGCGCCCGCCGTCGCGCGTATCCACGAACGCCTGAAGGATGCCTTCGATCCGGCGCACATCTTCAACCCGGGACGAATGACCTGACATGCAAACCAACCTGGCCGATTTCATCAAGGACACCGCCGACGGCAAGGAAGCCGAAGCGATCCTGCGCGCCTGCGTGCACTGCGGCTTCTGCACCGCCACCTGCCCGACCTACCAGCTGCTGGGCGACGAGCTCGATGGCCCGCGCGGCCGCATCTACCTGATCAAGCAGGTGCTCGAGGGCGCCGAGCCAACCCGCAAGACCCAGCTCCACCTCGACCGCTGCCTGACCTGCCGCAACTGCGAGACCACCTGCCCGTCGGGCGTCAAGTACGGCCGCCTGGTCGACATCGGCCGCCGCGTGGTCGAGGAGCGCGTGCCGCGGCCCCTGAAAGACCGCGTCAGGCGCACCACGCTCAAGGAATTCCTGCCGCGCACGGCGCTGTTCAAGCCGGCGTTCAGGGCAGGGCAGGCGGCGCGTCCGCTGCTCTCCACAGCCCTGCAGGACAAGCTGCAGCCGGCGCGCGCCGCCGGCGCCTGGCCCACGCGTGCCCATGCGCGCAAGATGCTGGTGCTCGATGGCTGCGTGCAGCCGGCCATGGCGCCCGCCATCAACGCCGCCACCGCGCGCGTGCTCGACGCCTGCGGGGTGCAGCTGCTGGTCGCCCCCAGGGCCGGCTGCTGCGGCGCGGTGCGCTATCACCTCAACGATCAAGAAGGGGGGCTGGTCGATGCGCGCCGCAACATCGACGCCTGGTGGCCCTACGTGGAGCGCGAAGAAGTGGAGGCGATCGTCATGACCGCCTCCGGCTGTGGCGTCACCGTCAAGGAATACGGCCACCTGCTGGCGCACGACGCGGCGTATGCGGCGAAAGCGGCGCGTATCTCGCTGCTCACGCGCGACCTGTCCGAAATCATACCGGAGTTCGAGGAGCAGCTGGGCGCGAAGCTCAAGGGGAAGATCGGTCAACGCGTCGCCTACCACCCGCCCTGCACGCTGCAGCACGGCCAGCAGATCCGCGGCAAGGTCGAAGGCGTGCTGCGCGCCGCCGGCGTCGACGTCCACCTGTGCGCCGACAGCCACCTGTGCTGCGGATCGGCCGGCACCTATTCGGTGCTGCACCCGGAGATCGCGCACCAACTGCGCGACCGCAAGCTGGCCAGCCTGGAGGCCACCCGGCCCGACGAAATCGTCTCGGCCAACATGGGCTGCATGACCCACCTGCAGTCGGGCACGGACATCCCGGTGACCCACTGGATCGAACTGATCGACCGCGCGCTGGCCTGAGATCGCACCCGCAGCAGGACTGGTGCAAGACATGCTAGGATCGCTCCTCGCCTTGCAACCTGAGTAACGATCTTGAGTTTCATTTTTCAGCTCATCCGCGAAGACGAGGGCATGCCGCCCGCCGTCGTGTTCGAGGACTCCACCACGCCCGGCCTGGTGCCGCTCTGGGAAGCCGTCGGCGTCTACGATGCGCTCTACAACAGCGACGGCCGGCGCGGGCGCGAGGTGTCGCGCGCCATCGCCCATGGGCTCGACCGCGTCATCGACGACCCCGCGCTGGCCCGGTTGATGCCGCCGGGCGTCTCGCAGACCGAGGCCATCCGCTTCCTCGACAACGTCAACCGCGGCTGCACCACCCACGGCGCAGCCTGGATCCAGACCCGCTGAAGCGCGGGTTAAGGCGCGCCTGGTAGTCGAGTTACGTCTTTTTGTCTTACTATGTCATGCTCATCTGGAGGAATGGTAGTTTTCCTACGGACGACGCTACCAAGACAAGGAGACTTCATGCGCATCCACCACTTCGCTTCCGCCCTGGCGGCATCCTGCCTGCTGGCCCTGCCGGCCTGGGCCCAGCAGCGCATCGCCAGCGCCGCCTCTCCCGGCAATGTGCTCAGCGTGGAAGTCCAGCTCGACGGCATGGGCAAGCTGGCCTACGGCGTCAAGCGCCAGGGCAAAGAGATCATCGCTCCTTCGCGGCTCGGCTTCAACCTGGCCAATGCCCCCAAGCTCGACGGCGGCTTCAGCCTGCGCGCGCAGGGCGTGAGCGAGCATGACAGCACCTGGGAGCAGCCCTGGGGCGAGCGCCGCTTCGTGCGCAACCGCTACCGCGAGCTGCGCGTGGACCTCGAACAGAAGAACCGCGCCGGGCGCCGGCTGGCGGTGGTGTTCCGCCTCTACGACGACGGCATCGGTTTTCGCTACGAATTCCCGGAGCAGCCGCAACTGCGCGTGGCCGAGATCACGGATGAACTGACCGAATTCACGGTGGCCCAGCCGGCCACCGCCTGGTGGATCCCGGCCGGAGAGTTGCCCGGACTGGAGGAAGAGGTCCGCAAGGCGCCGCTCGGGGAGATCGGCATCGCCAACACGCCGCTCACGCTACGCCTGGAGGACGGCACCCACATCGCCCTGCACGAAGCGGCGCTGGTCGACTATGCCAGCATGTGGCTGCGCAAGGTCGAGGGCCGGAAGCTGCGCGCCATGCTGGCGCCGTCGCCGAGCGGCCCGGCCGTGGTGCGCCAGGGCGCGTTCAGCACGCCATGGCGCACGCTGCAGATAGCAAGCGATGCGGCGGGGCTGTACATGTCGGACCTGGTGCTCAACCTGAACGAGCCGAACAAGCTCGGCGACGTGAGCTGGGTGAAGCCCTCGAAGTTCGTCGGCGTCTGGTGGCAGATGCACCTGAACAGCGGTTCCTGGGCCGCCGGCCCGAAGCATGCGGCCACCACCGCCAACACGAAGAAATACATCGACTTCGCCGCGCAGAACGGTTTCCGCGGTGTGCTGGTCGAAGGCTGGAACAAGGGCTGGGAAAGCGACTGGGGCCACGGCGGCGCCGATTTCAGCTTCACCCAGCCCTACCCGGACTTCGACCTGCCCGGCCTGGCCGCCTATGCGAAGGCCAAGGGCGTGCGCCTGATCGGACACCACGAGACCGGCGCCAATATCGTCGCCTACGAACGGCAGATGGATGCGGCGTACAAGTTGTATGCGAAGCTGGGCGTGGACAGCATCAAGTCCGGCTACGTGCACGAAGCGGGCAGCGCGCTGTTCACGGGCCGCGACGGCAAGCCGCGTTACGGCCATTACGACTCGCAGGAGGGCGTGAACCACTTCCTGAAGGCCGTCACCGAGGCGGCGAAGTACAAGCTGTCGATCGACACCCACGAGCCGGTGAAGGACACTGGCCTGCGCCGTACCTACCCCAACTGGCTGACGCGCGAAGGCGCGCGCGGGGTCGAGTACAACGCCTGGGGCAGTCCGCCCAACAGCGTCGACCACGAGGCCAAGCTGGTGTTCACGCGCATGCTGAGCGGCCCGATGGACTACACCCCGGGCGTCCTGAGCCTGGTGGGCGCGGACGGCAAGGCCTTCAACTCGACCCAGGCCAAGCAGCTGGCGAACTTCGTCGTCATCTACTCGCCGATCCAGATGGCGGCCGACCTGCCCGAAAACTACGCGACGTACCCGGCCGCCTTCAAGTTCATCCGCGATGTCCCGACCGACTGGCAGGACACGCGCGTGATCAACGGCGAAGTGGGCTTGTTTGCGACCATCGCCCGCAAGGACCGCGGCAGCGAGGACTGGTACGTGGGCGCCGTCACCGACGGCGAAGCGCGTACCTTGCCGCTGCCGCTGGGCTTCCTCGACAAAGGCAGGCGCTATCTCGCCGAGATCTACCGTGACGGCGACGCGGCCGACTACCGCAGCGAACGCCGCTTCGACCTGGTGACGGAGACCAGGCTCGTCACCGCGGCGGATACCCTGCAACTGCGCCTGGCGCCGGGCGGTGGGCAAGCCATCCGCTTCACGCCGCAGCCCTGAACGCGTAGGGTGGCCGGCCCTGCCGGCCGCGCGTTCAAATCACGCATGCTCCGTGACCGATCAAATCGGAGGTGAACGCGCGGTCGGGAGAACCCGACCACCCTACAACTGCGAGCGTTCGCTTATTGCGCCAGCAGCTTCTCGATGTCGCCGGCGATTTCACTTGGCGCCGTCTGCGGCGCATAACGCTTGACCACCTCGCCGTCGCGTCCGACCAGGAACTTGGTGAAGTTCCACTTGATGGACTCAAGACCGAGCACGCCCGGCTTCTCGCCCTTCAGGTGCCGGTAGAGCGGGTGGGCATCGTCGCCGTTGACGTCGACCTTGGCGAACATCGGAAAGCTCACGCCATAGTTTTTTTCGCAGAAGGCGCCGATCTCGGCCTCGGTACCCGGCTCCTGCTTGCCGAACTGGTTGCAGGGAAAGCCCAGCACCACCAGGCCGCGTTCGCCGTACTGGCGGTGCAGCTCTTCGAGCCCTTTGTATTGCGGCGTGAAGCCGCAGGCGCTGGCGGTGTTCACGATCAGGAGCACCTTGCCGCGAAAGCGCGCCAGGTCCACCGGCTGGCCGTCGAGGGCGGTCGCGCTGAAGTCGAATACGTTCATGTTCTTCGTCCTGTTCTGAAAACCAAAAGTGTATGTCATTGCGGCGCAAGGCGTATGCATGCGTCAATCGCTCAAGTCTTTGCTTGTTATCTTTTGTTACAAACGTCAAGAAGCGGGCATGCGACAATCCCTCGCCTATACTGCCGAGCCGCTTCCATGCCTACCACTTCCCACTTCGCACACATTTCCCGTCACCCGCGCCGTACCCTGATCGCGCAACTCGTCGCGGGCACCCTGCTGCTACCCGTCGCAGCGAGCGCCCAGCAGGCCCCGGCGACGCCGGTGCCGGTGCCGGCGCAGGCGCAGGCGAAGCAGGATGCCGCCAAGCCCGTCACGGCACAGGCACAGGCTCCCGCTGCGGCGCCGGCGCCGGCCGCGCCGGCCGTCGAGTCGACCGTCACCGTTACCGCGACCCGCACCCAGAACCGCATCGACCGCCAGACCTATGACGTCAAGGCCGATCCGGCAACCTCGAACGACACC includes:
- a CDS encoding cob(I)yrinic acid a,c-diamide adenosyltransferase codes for the protein MGNRLSKIATRTGDDGSTGLGDGSRTGKDSARIHSLGEVDELNSFVGLLLCEDMPGDLREELISIQHDLFDLGGELCIPGYEMIKIEHVARLDGLLEKYNAELPVLKEFILPAGSRAASLAHVCRTVCRRAERSIVALSHAEEIRPHPRQYVNRLSDLMFVLARVLNRHAGCSDVLWQHERKRG
- a CDS encoding FAD-binding protein, whose protein sequence is MSATQSTLAGRREQVAASLRRRLPEGCVLSDPEDTRPYECDGLAAYRQLPMIVTLPTSEEQVLAILDTCRELAVPIVPRGAGTGLSGGALPIADGVVISTARLNRIVRVDAYARTAVVQPGVRNLAISDAAAQYGLYYAPDPSSQIACTIGGNVAENSGGVHCLKYGLTVHNVLRVRVATIDGEIIELGSEALDAPGLDLLAVFIGSEGMLGIVTEVTVKLVPKPAVAQVVMASFGDVITAGNAVASIIAAGIIPAGLEMMDRTSVRMVEPFVRAGYDVDAAAILLCEADGTALEVAEEIERMKAVFEGAGATAIAVSQSELERMRFWSGRKNAFPAAGRISPDYYCMDGTIPRKQLARVLGGIEQMEQTFGLRCSNVFHAGDGNMHPLILFDANQPGEFERAEAFGAAILALCVEVGGTITGEHGVGMEKIDSMCVQFGRKELDAFFEVKRAFDPPMLLNPDKAIPTPHRCAEFGKMHVHGGALPFPDLPRF
- the glcE gene encoding glycolate oxidase subunit GlcE translates to MQRYGDPTIEEFQQRVRAAAASRTPLRIRGGGSKDWYGQRLEGEILDTRAYHGIVDYEPTELVITARCGTPLREIEAVLAERNQMLAFEPPHFGEHATLGGAIAAGLSGPRRASSGGVRDFVLGAKLLDGKGDVLSFGGQVMKNVAGYDVSRLLAGSLGTLGLLLDMSVKVLPRPFAETTLRLELSEIEAIRRLNEWGGQPLPLSGSCWHNGWLTLRLSGAQAAVDAAVRLIGGERLPNADNFWEELREQRLPFFGGEDALWRLSVPSTTGAIVLGGRMGETQLIEWGGAQRWLRTDLGAATIRRTVAASGGHATLFRGGDKSAGVFQPLAPAVARIHERLKDAFDPAHIFNPGRMT
- the glcF gene encoding glycolate oxidase subunit GlcF — translated: MQTNLADFIKDTADGKEAEAILRACVHCGFCTATCPTYQLLGDELDGPRGRIYLIKQVLEGAEPTRKTQLHLDRCLTCRNCETTCPSGVKYGRLVDIGRRVVEERVPRPLKDRVRRTTLKEFLPRTALFKPAFRAGQAARPLLSTALQDKLQPARAAGAWPTRAHARKMLVLDGCVQPAMAPAINAATARVLDACGVQLLVAPRAGCCGAVRYHLNDQEGGLVDARRNIDAWWPYVEREEVEAIVMTASGCGVTVKEYGHLLAHDAAYAAKAARISLLTRDLSEIIPEFEEQLGAKLKGKIGQRVAYHPPCTLQHGQQIRGKVEGVLRAAGVDVHLCADSHLCCGSAGTYSVLHPEIAHQLRDRKLASLEATRPDEIVSANMGCMTHLQSGTDIPVTHWIELIDRALA
- a CDS encoding glycoside hydrolase family 97 protein — encoded protein: MRIHHFASALAASCLLALPAWAQQRIASAASPGNVLSVEVQLDGMGKLAYGVKRQGKEIIAPSRLGFNLANAPKLDGGFSLRAQGVSEHDSTWEQPWGERRFVRNRYRELRVDLEQKNRAGRRLAVVFRLYDDGIGFRYEFPEQPQLRVAEITDELTEFTVAQPATAWWIPAGELPGLEEEVRKAPLGEIGIANTPLTLRLEDGTHIALHEAALVDYASMWLRKVEGRKLRAMLAPSPSGPAVVRQGAFSTPWRTLQIASDAAGLYMSDLVLNLNEPNKLGDVSWVKPSKFVGVWWQMHLNSGSWAAGPKHAATTANTKKYIDFAAQNGFRGVLVEGWNKGWESDWGHGGADFSFTQPYPDFDLPGLAAYAKAKGVRLIGHHETGANIVAYERQMDAAYKLYAKLGVDSIKSGYVHEAGSALFTGRDGKPRYGHYDSQEGVNHFLKAVTEAAKYKLSIDTHEPVKDTGLRRTYPNWLTREGARGVEYNAWGSPPNSVDHEAKLVFTRMLSGPMDYTPGVLSLVGADGKAFNSTQAKQLANFVVIYSPIQMAADLPENYATYPAAFKFIRDVPTDWQDTRVINGEVGLFATIARKDRGSEDWYVGAVTDGEARTLPLPLGFLDKGRRYLAEIYRDGDAADYRSERRFDLVTETRLVTAADTLQLRLAPGGGQAIRFTPQP
- a CDS encoding glutathione peroxidase gives rise to the protein MNVFDFSATALDGQPVDLARFRGKVLLIVNTASACGFTPQYKGLEELHRQYGERGLVVLGFPCNQFGKQEPGTEAEIGAFCEKNYGVSFPMFAKVDVNGDDAHPLYRHLKGEKPGVLGLESIKWNFTKFLVGRDGEVVKRYAPQTAPSEIAGDIEKLLAQ